One genomic window of Candidatus Minimicrobia sp. QA0096 includes the following:
- a CDS encoding NUDIX domain-containing protein — MKITEGAEPRIILHKHRKLNKLLQFGGHVELDETPWQAVLREIVEESGYDKNQLRLLQPSYNRLASLPGVKLHPQPIAIHTYPAGGGHYHTDISYAFITSENPTHDIASGESNNISLFNLRDLKNLTSKQIYDNAKTIAMYTLTAVVEEWDEVDLLLYEL; from the coding sequence GTGAAAATAACAGAGGGTGCTGAACCTCGGATTATTTTACATAAGCACCGCAAGCTAAACAAGTTATTGCAGTTTGGTGGGCATGTCGAGCTGGACGAGACACCGTGGCAAGCGGTCTTACGGGAAATAGTCGAAGAATCTGGCTACGACAAAAACCAGCTGAGGTTGTTACAGCCGAGTTACAATAGACTTGCTTCATTGCCTGGAGTGAAACTGCATCCTCAACCGATCGCGATTCACACATATCCTGCTGGTGGCGGGCATTATCACACGGACATAAGTTATGCGTTTATTACTTCGGAAAATCCGACACATGATATAGCTAGCGGCGAATCCAACAACATCAGCCTCTTTAACTTGAGAGATTTAAAGAATCTTACATCAAAACAAATATACGACAACGCCAAAACCATCGCTATGTATACTTTAACCGCAGTGGTTGAGGAATGGGACGAGGTGGATTTGTTACTTTATGAACTCTAG
- a CDS encoding response regulator transcription factor, with product MIKTILCVEDDRFIGEMYVRSLQKAGYDVTWVVDGNDGLVAARNQNFDLIILDLMLPEQRGDQILDALRNNNVDLVPNSKILIMTNFEQDEASRKSVMSRVDGYLIKADITPRNLIEVVKQMSSDD from the coding sequence ATGATAAAGACAATTTTATGCGTGGAAGATGACCGATTTATTGGCGAAATGTATGTCAGGAGTCTGCAAAAAGCAGGCTACGATGTGACGTGGGTGGTCGATGGAAATGACGGGCTAGTGGCGGCGCGCAACCAGAACTTTGACTTGATAATCTTAGACTTGATGCTGCCAGAACAGCGCGGCGACCAGATTTTAGACGCACTGAGAAATAACAATGTCGATTTGGTTCCGAATAGTAAGATTTTGATTATGACCAATTTTGAGCAAGACGAAGCTTCGCGTAAATCCGTCATGAGTCGCGTCGATGGATACCTGATTAAAGCCGACATTACGCCGCGGAATTTGATAGAAGTCGTTAAGCAGATGAGCAGCGACGACTAA
- a CDS encoding pseudouridine synthase yields the protein MTNSDTKQESWRLNKFVALCLGISRRKADELIEKGKIAIDGHPARLGQQISGNNKISYNGKLLELQSKQLIILHKPTGYLCSRASQGGVPTIYKLLPKNLHHLKPVGRLDKDSSGLILMTNDGDFAHSMTHPSFYKIKRYLITIDQPLQPLHRQMINDFGVQLPDGRSQLTLERQHEGDDYRWIVEMSEGRNRQIRRTFDALGYTVKKLHRTNFGNYSLGDLKRGEWREEKFTNS from the coding sequence ATGACAAACTCAGACACAAAGCAAGAATCTTGGCGCCTCAATAAATTTGTAGCGCTGTGCTTGGGTATTTCCAGGCGGAAAGCCGACGAATTGATAGAGAAGGGAAAAATAGCTATTGACGGTCATCCCGCCAGATTGGGTCAACAAATTTCTGGCAATAATAAAATCTCCTACAACGGCAAATTGCTAGAATTACAATCCAAACAGCTCATTATCCTACATAAACCAACAGGATACTTATGTTCGCGCGCCTCTCAGGGTGGCGTTCCGACAATCTACAAATTGCTACCAAAAAACCTTCACCACTTAAAACCTGTTGGTCGCCTGGATAAAGACAGCTCCGGACTGATTCTCATGACGAACGACGGCGATTTTGCCCACAGCATGACGCATCCGTCGTTTTATAAGATTAAGCGATATCTTATTACAATTGACCAGCCATTGCAACCTCTACATCGCCAAATGATCAATGATTTTGGCGTGCAGCTTCCTGACGGACGCAGTCAATTGACACTAGAAAGACAACACGAAGGCGATGATTATCGCTGGATAGTGGAAATGAGCGAGGGAAGGAATCGTCAAATTCGGCGAACTTTCGATGCGTTAGGCTACACTGTTAAAAAACTCCACAGAACAAACTTCGGCAATTATTCGCTCGGTGACCTCAAGAGAGGCGAATGGCGAGAAGAGAAATTCACGAATTCATAA
- a CDS encoding response regulator transcription factor, giving the protein MTKILLVEDDKSLREIYGVRLLAEGYDIVSAGDGEEALAMAIKERPRLILSDVMMPKISGFDMLDILRSTTETKDVKVIIMTALSSEDQRKRGEQLGADKYLVKSQVGIEDVVRAVHETLGDLPGVGTNPVPVSQPAHTYEPVAPTSQPTPAALQSVTRPDISSLSPQPAAPVAAPTAPVVNPLMQQQPQQAFAPAPQPLPQPAQTPAPQPIPTPQQQPTTLPQPMAPFSSPAPRPSGLGDRIIQPLPADDSQNSVDISKLMAEELDNTQTVSKPTAEIQPTQTLTPQSIPAPQPTPDPIEQVSSMPPVQAQSQEQIIPHQSSETQSPQFPPINPQQ; this is encoded by the coding sequence ATGACAAAAATTTTATTGGTTGAGGACGACAAAAGTTTACGCGAGATTTACGGTGTACGACTTTTGGCGGAGGGCTACGATATCGTTTCGGCGGGCGACGGCGAAGAAGCTCTAGCCATGGCAATTAAAGAACGTCCGCGATTAATTTTAAGCGACGTGATGATGCCGAAAATTTCCGGATTTGATATGTTGGACATTTTACGCTCGACGACAGAAACAAAAGACGTTAAGGTGATTATCATGACCGCACTGTCATCAGAAGATCAGCGAAAACGCGGTGAGCAACTTGGTGCTGATAAATACTTGGTGAAATCTCAGGTGGGAATAGAGGACGTCGTGAGAGCGGTTCACGAAACCTTGGGTGATCTTCCAGGAGTCGGCACAAATCCAGTGCCGGTTTCACAGCCAGCTCATACATATGAGCCAGTAGCTCCAACGTCTCAACCAACTCCAGCGGCACTGCAGTCAGTTACTAGACCTGACATCTCTTCATTGTCACCACAACCAGCTGCCCCCGTTGCAGCACCAACAGCTCCTGTAGTAAATCCACTTATGCAGCAACAACCACAGCAAGCATTCGCGCCAGCACCACAGCCGCTACCTCAACCAGCGCAGACTCCAGCGCCGCAACCGATCCCGACGCCTCAGCAACAACCAACGACCCTACCGCAACCTATGGCGCCATTTTCATCGCCCGCGCCGCGACCTTCGGGACTTGGTGACCGCATTATTCAACCTTTGCCTGCTGACGATTCCCAGAATTCGGTAGACATTTCCAAGCTTATGGCAGAAGAATTGGATAATACACAGACAGTTTCTAAACCGACTGCAGAAATTCAACCAACACAAACTCTAACACCGCAGTCAATTCCAGCACCACAACCGACGCCAGATCCTATTGAGCAAGTTAGCTCAATGCCTCCAGTCCAAGCACAATCTCAAGAGCAAATCATTCCACATCAATCGTCAGAAACTCAGTCACCACAATTCCCACCGATAAATCCGCAACAATGA
- a CDS encoding ATP-binding protein, translated as MKKGGIYFKPHAISRFWLRRLCEVALLSCFTIILLYAWARFIPTGYQLPIGLSVSDLAAGVAGIGSLIVLILCFWLPRKHETGIGIFVYLLTVTVATTTIITSGGVVSPFLVMWIIVAIFAGFFGAIILGIMGLLVILQIIATSVQQGINIQFIIGYLFFGFLPLIFSLVLWIRRQKTDNNTSSLENRLSAVESKSDVVINAIDDGVLAISKDGNIELINPSAQQIIGWDQGDALGLNWKSVLKLVTSDGKDVEDLENPIAQSLSKNQPTHNDKLFLLTSSEKRILVSIVSSPVGTEGEGVIVVFRDITKEKAEEREQAEFISTASHEMRTPVASIEGYLGLALNPATAHIDEKARDFITKAHESAQHLGRLFQDLLDISKVEDGRMKNNPKIINVNEFLKDIFDGLATKASEKQLNYIFMPDIIDEGKEKSLQPIFYANIDPDHFREVVSNLIENAIKYTPSGEVVINITGDDKQISVSVKDSGIGIPAEDIPHLFQKFYRVDNSDTREIGGTGLGLYLSRRLAEAMSGNLRVESKYKEGSTFYLEIPRMSSSDAKQRLESAEVEKPEDKNPDSLASKKIEIATEEKTEDVAIENNSEIVDSDPAAIATPENPDPATPAVPTTTAVQPEIPQPARNSSEPTLAEIEEELRRKRQHLSIPGRE; from the coding sequence ATGAAAAAGGGCGGGATTTACTTTAAGCCTCACGCAATTTCCAGATTTTGGTTAAGACGGTTGTGTGAAGTGGCATTACTGAGCTGTTTCACGATCATTCTTTTATATGCATGGGCGCGATTTATACCGACCGGTTATCAATTGCCAATCGGATTATCTGTCTCAGATTTGGCGGCTGGCGTGGCAGGAATCGGCAGCTTAATTGTGCTGATTTTATGCTTTTGGCTTCCCAGAAAACACGAAACTGGTATTGGAATTTTCGTATATTTGTTAACCGTCACTGTCGCCACAACCACCATAATTACCAGCGGCGGAGTCGTTTCACCATTCCTGGTTATGTGGATTATCGTGGCAATTTTCGCAGGATTTTTCGGCGCAATAATCTTAGGAATAATGGGGCTTTTGGTTATTTTACAGATTATAGCTACCAGCGTTCAACAGGGAATAAATATACAATTCATCATCGGCTACCTATTCTTCGGATTTTTGCCTTTGATTTTCAGCCTTGTTTTATGGATTCGCCGCCAAAAAACTGACAACAACACATCCAGCTTAGAGAATAGACTTTCCGCGGTTGAAAGTAAGTCTGATGTGGTGATTAATGCCATCGACGACGGCGTTCTAGCTATTTCTAAAGACGGTAACATCGAACTGATAAATCCATCCGCCCAACAAATCATCGGCTGGGACCAAGGCGACGCACTCGGACTCAACTGGAAAAGCGTCTTAAAACTCGTCACCTCAGACGGAAAAGACGTAGAGGACCTCGAAAATCCAATAGCCCAATCCTTATCAAAAAACCAACCAACTCATAACGATAAATTATTCCTATTAACCAGCTCTGAAAAACGCATTTTAGTGTCAATCGTCAGCTCTCCAGTTGGCACTGAGGGCGAAGGAGTTATCGTAGTTTTCCGCGACATCACCAAAGAAAAAGCCGAGGAACGCGAGCAAGCCGAGTTCATCTCCACCGCCAGCCACGAGATGCGTACGCCAGTTGCGTCAATTGAGGGCTATTTGGGTCTGGCGTTAAATCCAGCCACCGCTCACATCGACGAGAAAGCCCGCGACTTCATCACCAAGGCTCACGAATCGGCGCAACATCTGGGACGATTGTTCCAAGATCTTCTCGATATCAGCAAAGTTGAAGACGGGCGAATGAAAAACAACCCGAAAATCATCAACGTAAACGAATTTTTGAAGGATATTTTTGATGGTTTAGCGACAAAAGCTAGCGAAAAGCAGCTCAATTACATCTTTATGCCAGACATAATTGATGAGGGTAAGGAGAAGTCGCTGCAACCGATTTTTTATGCCAATATTGATCCTGACCATTTTAGGGAAGTCGTTAGCAATCTGATTGAAAATGCCATCAAATACACGCCATCGGGCGAAGTTGTCATCAATATTACCGGCGACGATAAGCAGATTTCCGTAAGCGTAAAAGATAGCGGCATTGGCATTCCAGCCGAAGATATTCCGCATTTATTCCAGAAATTTTATCGGGTGGACAATTCTGACACGCGAGAAATCGGCGGAACTGGCTTGGGGCTATATTTGAGTCGCCGCTTGGCCGAGGCGATGTCTGGAAACTTGCGAGTTGAAAGCAAATATAAAGAGGGAAGTACTTTCTATCTGGAAATTCCTCGTATGAGCAGTTCGGACGCAAAACAACGTTTGGAATCTGCGGAAGTTGAAAAGCCCGAAGATAAAAATCCAGATTCTCTGGCTTCAAAAAAAATTGAAATTGCCACAGAAGAGAAGACGGAAGATGTCGCAATTGAAAATAATAGCGAAATTGTCGATTCAGATCCAGCCGCAATCGCAACTCCAGAGAATCCAGATCCAGCCACACCCGCAGTCCCGACGACTACAGCAGTCCAGCCAGAAATTCCACAACCAGCCAGAAATTCTTCCGAGCCAACGCTGGCTGAAATTGAGGAAGAATTGCGACGAAAACGCCAGCATCTATCAATTCCTGGTCGCGAATAA
- a CDS encoding DUF3048 domain-containing protein, protein MNVEKIDKSGQKKNARWESFKEWVKKHILAIVLVVSVMVIAGVFIIAIHSIKYEQTASVELKLPTKKPAPKKFYSPLTGVEIANEAAAKLPVTGVMIENSPAARPQSGLKKAGVVYEAVAEGGITRFLALYQGEKPALIGPVRSLRLYYLSWAAPYQASIAHVGGSPNALSQVRNGNYRDIDQFFNDGSYWRSRDRYAPHNVYTSGEKLDQLNSAKGYNNSEFTSFARADGKPVESPNATSVNINLSGSLYNTSYAYDKASNSYLRSMAGAPHTDREDGQIAPNTVVAMEVGVEARAQNYDGYEDVKTTGSGKAYIFQNGTVATATWSKADINSPLKLTDESGKDIALNRGQTWIAAFTPGRGSVSWQ, encoded by the coding sequence ATGAATGTTGAAAAAATAGATAAATCAGGACAAAAAAAGAACGCTCGCTGGGAGTCGTTCAAAGAATGGGTAAAAAAGCATATCCTGGCAATCGTACTCGTGGTGAGCGTGATGGTTATTGCTGGAGTTTTCATAATTGCAATTCACTCCATAAAATACGAGCAGACCGCTAGCGTGGAACTGAAATTGCCAACTAAAAAACCCGCACCGAAGAAGTTTTATTCGCCGCTAACTGGCGTGGAAATCGCGAACGAAGCCGCCGCAAAGCTGCCTGTAACTGGCGTGATGATTGAGAATAGTCCAGCCGCCAGACCGCAGTCAGGACTGAAGAAAGCTGGTGTGGTTTATGAAGCCGTGGCGGAGGGCGGAATCACTAGGTTTTTGGCTCTGTACCAGGGAGAAAAGCCGGCGCTAATCGGTCCAGTTCGAAGCTTAAGATTATACTATCTGAGCTGGGCGGCGCCATATCAAGCATCAATCGCGCACGTTGGCGGAAGCCCCAACGCTTTATCTCAAGTCAGAAACGGCAATTATCGTGACATCGATCAGTTCTTTAACGATGGATCATACTGGCGATCTCGCGACCGCTACGCGCCGCACAATGTCTATACTTCAGGAGAAAAACTTGACCAATTGAACAGCGCAAAAGGCTATAATAATTCCGAATTCACCAGCTTCGCACGAGCAGACGGCAAGCCTGTCGAATCGCCAAACGCCACATCTGTAAACATAAATCTCAGCGGCTCACTCTACAACACCTCATACGCTTACGACAAGGCGTCGAATTCTTACCTCAGGAGCATGGCTGGCGCGCCACATACCGATAGGGAAGATGGGCAAATTGCCCCAAATACTGTCGTAGCTATGGAAGTTGGCGTTGAAGCTCGGGCTCAAAATTACGATGGATACGAAGATGTCAAAACGACAGGATCCGGCAAGGCTTACATTTTCCAAAACGGCACAGTCGCCACCGCCACTTGGTCAAAAGCAGACATAAATTCGCCGCTTAAATTGACAGACGAATCCGGAAAAGACATCGCCTTAAATCGCGGACAAACATGGATTGCAGCCTTCACACCAGGAAGGGGAAGTGTTTCATGGCAATAG
- a CDS encoding sensor histidine kinase has translation MAIDPASKTLREYKQYYYRKVILVLLSASACIILGLGIALHFTAISISQLNFWIIILITAILQILFSISIVKIIAAPLNKILAALSHKIGELTTDTPPNPNDKRYEKTGFKTALQAIYGDYQPEQKPTSDNDKPKIPLTQALNQTSTGVVILNSNQKIIFANSAAPISRNAKGEDFLALDFLNEPSISDWLHEISNEKIKAEHRWQRIGTNPDIIQKTRIFDIVASFEKGAAAETVIFLIDKSKGYLPEEEDLNFISFAAHELRGPITVIRGYLDIINEEFSGRLQGDERQLLDRLVVSSNRLSSYIDNILNVARYDRHHLKVYLLEDTVANIYASIADDMQLRASTQHRMLSVNIPDDLPTVAADHGSIGEVIGNLIDNAIKYSFEGGSVTVSAEQKGDFVEVSVADNGIGMPANVVDNLFHKFYRSHRSREAVAGTGIGLYICKAFVESHGGSIIARSRENEGSVFSFTLPIYATVKDKLLEDGQLNNQLIRKGGGWIKNHAMYKG, from the coding sequence ATGGCAATAGATCCGGCATCTAAAACCTTGCGCGAGTACAAACAATATTATTACCGAAAAGTCATATTAGTCCTATTATCAGCGAGCGCCTGTATCATATTAGGACTGGGAATCGCACTCCACTTCACGGCAATTTCCATATCCCAGCTAAATTTTTGGATTATCATTTTAATTACCGCTATCTTGCAAATCCTATTTTCAATTTCTATCGTTAAAATCATCGCTGCGCCGCTTAATAAAATTCTGGCGGCACTTTCTCATAAAATTGGCGAACTAACCACCGACACTCCACCAAATCCTAACGATAAACGCTACGAAAAAACTGGGTTTAAGACGGCGCTTCAGGCGATTTATGGCGATTATCAACCAGAGCAAAAACCAACTAGTGACAACGACAAGCCAAAAATTCCGCTAACTCAAGCTCTAAATCAAACCAGCACTGGCGTCGTGATTCTTAATTCCAATCAGAAGATTATCTTCGCCAATTCCGCCGCCCCGATTTCCAGGAACGCAAAAGGCGAGGATTTTCTGGCGCTTGATTTTCTAAACGAACCGAGCATTTCCGATTGGCTTCACGAAATCTCCAATGAGAAAATTAAAGCAGAACATCGCTGGCAACGCATTGGCACCAACCCTGACATCATCCAAAAAACGCGGATTTTTGATATCGTGGCTTCATTTGAGAAAGGCGCCGCCGCCGAAACTGTCATTTTCCTCATCGACAAGTCTAAAGGATATTTGCCAGAAGAAGAGGACCTTAATTTCATCTCATTTGCTGCTCACGAACTCCGCGGACCGATTACAGTTATTCGTGGCTATCTGGACATTATCAATGAAGAGTTTTCTGGGCGCTTGCAGGGCGACGAAAGGCAGCTTCTTGATAGGCTGGTCGTTTCGTCCAACCGCTTGTCTAGTTACATTGACAACATTCTTAACGTTGCCAGATATGATAGGCACCACTTGAAGGTTTATTTATTAGAAGACACTGTCGCTAATATTTACGCCTCGATTGCCGATGATATGCAACTTCGCGCCTCGACTCAACACAGAATGCTCAGCGTCAATATTCCAGATGACCTGCCGACAGTAGCCGCTGACCACGGAAGTATTGGGGAAGTGATTGGTAATCTAATTGACAATGCCATTAAGTACAGTTTTGAGGGCGGATCCGTTACGGTTTCTGCCGAACAAAAGGGCGACTTCGTGGAAGTGTCTGTCGCTGATAATGGAATTGGTATGCCGGCAAATGTCGTGGACAATTTGTTCCACAAGTTCTATCGATCGCACAGATCACGCGAGGCCGTGGCTGGGACGGGAATTGGGCTTTACATCTGCAAAGCTTTTGTCGAATCTCACGGCGGCTCGATAATCGCTAGATCCCGCGAAAACGAAGGCTCGGTTTTCTCGTTCACTTTGCCAATTTATGCTACAGTTAAAGATAAATTGTTAGAAGACGGCCAATTAAATAATCAATTGATACGAAAGGGCGGCGGCTGGATAAAAAATCACGCCATGTATAAGGGCTAG
- a CDS encoding nucleotidyltransferase domain-containing protein, giving the protein MRDSHTSLDEVIKALTDNPHISELHLFGSRATEKSDELSDIDLTATSPHPAAAEAYARKSLADKFGLSAVYTIKNDEHEIARTFCLSGMSPFHKIDIGFSLPSEVKFFPNSRLILKNNKPQKPNIEFKKWTEPRAEHDYFDVMMGSLRYIKHRRRGENWQAYKCYRGFIEQLANAHAASNSPHSIYKELDIQGNDEILKLFFAGDIHEKERKYYEFIKNRAENEQLLPGFSRDLQEIWENYLDG; this is encoded by the coding sequence ATGAGAGATAGCCATACATCTTTAGATGAAGTTATAAAAGCGCTTACCGACAACCCCCACATTTCCGAACTGCATCTTTTTGGCTCACGAGCAACAGAAAAGAGCGATGAACTTTCTGACATTGACTTAACCGCTACCTCGCCGCACCCAGCCGCCGCCGAAGCCTACGCTCGTAAAAGTTTGGCGGATAAATTTGGCTTGAGCGCGGTCTACACGATCAAGAATGATGAACATGAAATTGCCCGAACTTTTTGTCTGAGCGGTATGAGCCCGTTTCATAAAATTGACATTGGGTTTTCGCTACCTAGTGAGGTCAAGTTTTTTCCAAACTCTAGACTCATTTTAAAAAACAACAAACCACAGAAGCCTAACATTGAATTCAAAAAATGGACAGAACCACGCGCCGAGCACGATTATTTCGACGTGATGATGGGCTCGTTGCGCTACATCAAGCACCGCCGTCGCGGCGAAAATTGGCAGGCGTACAAATGCTACCGCGGCTTTATTGAGCAGCTGGCGAATGCACACGCGGCGAGTAACTCACCGCACAGTATATATAAAGAGCTAGACATACAAGGCAATGATGAAATTCTAAAGCTATTTTTTGCGGGCGACATCCACGAAAAAGAGCGAAAATACTACGAATTTATCAAAAACCGCGCCGAAAACGAGCAGCTTTTGCCGGGGTTTAGCAGGGACTTACAGGAAATTTGGGAAAATTATCTAGATGGCTGA
- a CDS encoding NUDIX hydrolase — MKAIFKNTKDHKKHFTATGYTVNKNRTKMLLIHHKGLNKWLPPGGHIEDNEVPHEAAIREVYEETGVMAIPIKDDENDLALKGIKEAQIPRPYALMYQIIPKSKKDVEHIHLDMVFALEADDSDKITAQYKEVHDVRWVTRKSLIDEYDTFDSVRSFARSMLK, encoded by the coding sequence ATGAAAGCAATTTTCAAAAATACTAAAGATCATAAAAAACATTTTACCGCAACAGGATATACTGTTAATAAAAACCGTACCAAAATGCTACTTATCCATCATAAAGGCTTAAATAAGTGGCTGCCCCCTGGTGGTCATATTGAAGACAACGAAGTTCCGCATGAGGCAGCTATACGCGAAGTTTACGAGGAAACTGGCGTAATGGCCATACCGATAAAAGATGATGAAAACGATCTAGCCCTAAAAGGTATAAAAGAGGCGCAAATTCCACGACCGTACGCTTTGATGTATCAAATTATACCAAAAAGCAAGAAAGATGTTGAACATATCCATCTTGATATGGTATTTGCTCTTGAGGCTGATGATTCCGACAAGATTACCGCACAGTATAAGGAAGTTCACGATGTTAGATGGGTGACAAGGAAGAGTTTAATAGATGAATATGACACATTTGACTCAGTAAGGAGTTTTGCTAGAAGCATGCTCAAGTGA